ATATCTTACTTTGGTGAATACTATGACATTATTCCGCCGATGAAACACGATTCAGATGAAAAAATTATGATTGAATTTGAACTTATAGACAACTGGTTTTATCAGGATCTTGAAAAAATTAAAGAAAATGTAAGAGACGGTCTAAAAATTTATAAAATTTAATTTGAAGTGATTTTGGTTTTTTCTTTTTCCAGTTTACTTGCTTCAACCCATCCTACACGTACTTCGTCTAATACTGCTACAAGTACATCCAGATTTGTGATGTCGTTTTTTACATTGGCATTTAGCAGTTCATTAGAGATGTAGTTGTAAATTGAGATGAGATTATCAGCAAGTTTTTGATTGTAATTAGGATTTATAGACATTTTTAATTCATGTAGAATAGCCATCGCATCATCGATATATTTAGTTCTATTGATATAATCATCATTTTCAAGACACTTTTTAAACTCTTTTATAAATCTAATCAGGGCATCATAAAGCATAACAACAAGTTCTCCTCTGTTGACAGTAGTAACCTTATTGTTTTTGTAATTATTGTATGGATTATTTAGTAGTGCCATAAAAACTCCTATCCCTGCATAGCTTCAACTCTGGCGGACTGACTTTTTAGGTTTGTCAAAGCTGTTTCCATTGCAAGCCACTTCTTTTCCATAAGCTCTCGAGTTTTTTCTAATCTTGTTTCCATTGCAGAAATCTGATCATTCAAATTTTCAATTGTCGAGTCAATACTCTCTTTTATGAAAGTAATTTTACCCTTATCATTGCTTGTTGTACCTGTTTTTGTATATCCGTTGACAGAATTAATAAGTTCAACATTTTTTCCAGTAGATAATCTTATTGTCGATGTAAAAGTTCCATCTGTTTCAGTATTGATTTCCATCATCAATCCCTGAGCCCCACTTCCCTCTTTTCCAGTTATAAAAGAACTTTCTATCTTGGCGTCAACTCCACCAATTTGTGCACTGACTATTTTACCATCTAGAACGGTTACATTCATATCATAACTTCCACCAACAGTTTCGTAACTTCTTTTTTTGTAGATAAACTTATCTTCGTTATCACCTGATAGATCGTAATCAAAGGCAAACAGCTTAGCTACTTCATCAAAATTGTTGCTTAGAGCATCATCCAATTTGCTGCTATCGATCTCTATCATACCATCAGATTTTATTGCAACACCAATTTGTGATAAAGTTTGATTGTATTGGTTGGGATCAATACCCGCAGAAACATTACTTAGGTTGTTGTATAGATTGTTTATGATATCAGTTGCTCGGGAATCTCCAAAAAGAGGACCTCCTTCTTTAAGTTCCTCATCCCATTTTTGATAACCATGTATGGTATTTATCACAGAATTGTATTTATCTTTAAAATCTGTGATCAAGGATTTTACTGCGGTAATATCATTATCTACTGTAATTTTTACAGTTGTGTCAGGTTCCGTTATATCATGTAAACTTAAGGTTACACCTTCAATCACATCACTTATGGAATTTGTATTTTTTGATATTACAATATTTTCTATTTCGATGATAGCATCTCTTGCAGTTGGATCAGAAGTCTCGATTGTAAAATTATCTCCATCTGAAGTATCGGCATTTAAAGTACCATCTCCAAAAGAAATGAAAACGCCATCCTGAATCTCTATTTTGTCACCTGCAGAATAACTGTTATCAATACTTAATGTTTGCAAAAGATTATCATTTTTGTCCCGAACTTCCACTGAAAATGTATCAGTACCTATAGTTCCAGTTCCTGATCCTCCGTTCACTGAAGTTACTTTGAAAGAATATTCTCCTTCAGAACCGGTAAAAAATTCCCCATATGAACTCATTTCAGCAGTTCCAATATTGTCTTCTGAAGTTCTTACATCTGAAATTGCGACATCCCTAAAACTGTTTTTTAGTACAGCAGTACCACCTAGCTCAATTTGTGAATCTAGTCCAGACTCTTTCGAAGTTAAAATAAGTCTATAATTTTCACCATCATTCATTATCGATGCTACAATGTCACTATCTGTATTATTATTGATCAATTTTTTAAGATCAGAAAGATTTGTAGAAGTTGTCACATTCAGTGTTATGGTTTCTTCGCTGCTTCCAGTGATAGTAAATGTACCAGCTGAATCAAATATAGGATCAGAAGTAGTTTCATATCCCTCTGAAATCAGCTTATGACCATTTGCTAATTGCTTGATTTCAACTGAATAAGTACCTGGTGTTGCACTTTCTGAGGCTGTAACTCCCAGAAAATCACCGTCTGATGAAGATGCTTGTTTTACGCTCATCTCACCAAGAGTATCCATACTTTCCAGTGTTGTCTTTAAAGCCGCTAGTTGAGTGTTAATTTGGGACCAGGCTGATTTTTTTGATTCATACTCTTTGACACGCTCTTGCTTTTTATAAAGCGGCTGTTTCTCAATCTCCATTAATTGATCGACAGTATCTTTCCACTGTATACCGGAACTTAAACCTGTTATTTGCGTGTCAGCCATAATAATCTCCAGTTTAGGTAATTATCGGCAATAAATACCTAATACTTAAATCAGCCATTATCCGATAAGCTGTGCAACCATCTGAGGTATCTGATTTGCCTGTGTTAACATACTGATACCAGAATTGAATAGAATTTGAGCTCTGGTAAAGTTTGCCATTTCTAGGGCAATATCTGCATCTCTTATCTGAGTTTCAGATGATTGAGCATTTTCTTTAGAAACTTGTAACTCAGTAATTGTACTTTGAAGTCTGTTTACTAAAGCTCCGATAAATGTTCTTGTAGTATCTTTAGACTCAATGGCACCATCAATCATATCAATAGCTGATTGGGCTGCTGCTGTATCAAGAATATCTGTATCGGCAATACCCAGATCTTCTGCTCTAGCACCAGCAAGATTAACATAGTAATAATCATTATTGACTTCGTTATTTGCTCCAATATGAAATTTTAGAGATCTTCCATTAGCTTTCGAAGAAGTCAGGTTTCCTAACTCACCACCCATTGTTTCACTAGCTGACAATGAACCATCAATAAGTGGAAAAGTGTTATAGTTTGTTACATTTGCGATTCTGGTGATTTCAGACTTTAATTGCTGAAATTCCACATCAAGAAACTCTCTGTCACTTTCAGTTAATGCTCCGTTTGAAGCTTGTACAGCAAGTGATCTCATCCTGATTAGCTTTTCATCTATTACAGATAAAGCTCCTTCCGCCGTTGCAAGCAGATTGATGTTGTAATTCGCATTTCTTTCAGCTTCCACCATACCGGAAATTTGTGCTCTAAATCTTTCTGAAACAGCTAAACCAGCCGGATCATCCCAAGAACTATTGATTCTTAGTCCGGAAGAAAGTTTATTTACTGCTGAATCTAAAGAATTCTGAGACTGTCCGATATATCTTTGGGCAGACATCGACAGGATGTTGTGATTTATCCTGGTACTCATAATTCCTCCTGATGCATCTATTTTAATTTTTCGTCATCACATTTCATTCGCTATTTTGCAAATCATATGCCAAGGAATAAATAGTTGTGTTTATAAATCTTTTCAGCTTTGAATAATAGTAAAGTGTCAAACTTGTTCATTGTTTTTGGTATTTTATGTATTAAAGATTAGAGCTAATTCTTCCGATAATTAATTAACAGACAGGAGGAAAAAATGGAACCAACCATAAACACTTCTGATCTGGCAGTCAGGGCGGCTGAGCGTCAAATGAAGAGTGTAGCTGATTTATATCCTGTTCCTTCAAAACAGGAGTTAAATTCGAAAGAGAATGAAGAATTAAAACAGGATGAAATCGAAAAGGAAACTAAGATTAAAAGATCAGAGGATCACCGATTTGATGAGTATGCTTAACCTGTAATTAAAACTACTAGATTTGCCCTGATGGCGGATCGAATTGCAAAAACCGTCATTGTGAAAATGACGGTTTTTTGTTATTTTCATGAAAAACTAAATGGTGAATGATGAAGACATTGATTATCAACCTTA
This genomic stretch from Candidatus Delongbacteria bacterium harbors:
- the fliS gene encoding flagellar export chaperone FliS; translated protein: MALLNNPYNNYKNNKVTTVNRGELVVMLYDALIRFIKEFKKCLENDDYINRTKYIDDAMAILHELKMSINPNYNQKLADNLISIYNYISNELLNANVKNDITNLDVLVAVLDEVRVGWVEASKLEKEKTKITSN
- the fliD gene encoding flagellar filament capping protein FliD, whose translation is MADTQITGLSSGIQWKDTVDQLMEIEKQPLYKKQERVKEYESKKSAWSQINTQLAALKTTLESMDTLGEMSVKQASSSDGDFLGVTASESATPGTYSVEIKQLANGHKLISEGYETTSDPIFDSAGTFTITGSSEETITLNVTTSTNLSDLKKLINNNTDSDIVASIMNDGENYRLILTSKESGLDSQIELGGTAVLKNSFRDVAISDVRTSEDNIGTAEMSSYGEFFTGSEGEYSFKVTSVNGGSGTGTIGTDTFSVEVRDKNDNLLQTLSIDNSYSAGDKIEIQDGVFISFGDGTLNADTSDGDNFTIETSDPTARDAIIEIENIVISKNTNSISDVIEGVTLSLHDITEPDTTVKITVDNDITAVKSLITDFKDKYNSVINTIHGYQKWDEELKEGGPLFGDSRATDIINNLYNNLSNVSAGIDPNQYNQTLSQIGVAIKSDGMIEIDSSKLDDALSNNFDEVAKLFAFDYDLSGDNEDKFIYKKRSYETVGGSYDMNVTVLDGKIVSAQIGGVDAKIESSFITGKEGSGAQGLMMEINTETDGTFTSTIRLSTGKNVELINSVNGYTKTGTTSNDKGKITFIKESIDSTIENLNDQISAMETRLEKTRELMEKKWLAMETALTNLKSQSARVEAMQG
- a CDS encoding flagellin — protein: MSTRINHNILSMSAQRYIGQSQNSLDSAVNKLSSGLRINSSWDDPAGLAVSERFRAQISGMVEAERNANYNINLLATAEGALSVIDEKLIRMRSLAVQASNGALTESDREFLDVEFQQLKSEITRIANVTNYNTFPLIDGSLSASETMGGELGNLTSSKANGRSLKFHIGANNEVNNDYYYVNLAGARAEDLGIADTDILDTAAAQSAIDMIDGAIESKDTTRTFIGALVNRLQSTITELQVSKENAQSSETQIRDADIALEMANFTRAQILFNSGISMLTQANQIPQMVAQLIG